From Aquila chrysaetos chrysaetos chromosome 3, bAquChr1.4, whole genome shotgun sequence, the proteins below share one genomic window:
- the EPB41L1 gene encoding band 4.1-like protein 1 isoform X8: protein MTTETGPGSEVKNAQEEAPQQQLEAAAQGPTAAATNPASRDAEVNEKPGAQSDARNTEPGTEMEEKDYSETDGLSDKTTPSKTQKSPQKTTKKVKSALCRVTLLDASEYECEVEKHARGQVLFDMVCEHLNLLEKDYFGLTFCDSDSQKNWLDPSKEIKKQIRSGPWNFAFTVKFYPPDPAQLTEDITRYYLCLQLRADIITGRLPCSFVTHALLGSYAVQAELGDYDAEEHMGNYVSELRFAPNQTRELEERIMELHKTYRGMTPGEAEIHFLENAKKLSMYGVDLHHAKDSEGIDIMLGVCANGLLIYRDRLRINRFAWPKILKISYKRSNFYIKIRPGEYEQFESTIGFKLPNHRSAKRLWKVCIEHHTFFRLVSPEPPPKGFLVMGSKFRYSGRTQAQTRQASALIDRPAPFFERSSSKRYTMSRSLDGEFSRPASVSENHDAGAEGEKRDEDGEFCSRRRSETEDEELTTPTKIKELKPEHETTPRHKQEFLDKPEDVLLKHQASINELKRTLKEPNSKLVHRDRDRRLPSSPASSSPKHEDETPKGTPEKASETMEEDTPDDFTSEHGASLSMESFTQKSLVSSPEGSEHWVFIERETPRLEAVALKKALGVKKEEAHAGTSEVKMSASVSKVEMAVGKAKEVAGQEEPADASLDTRTRAKMIASPEDFESVWEDEIDEKEARGEPSQEAEHVSAESAEEPQEEGEEATTSEPGLPKPCQQPEERQRAKILGPEPPQGESEVVSKERASAASRKQEARVLATATELIKIKVKASDESSDTSATQRIIYLGDPEGEEKDSKTHLLSETGLEERPEATENTSREGSGHTAPVAEGFQPSSSASQQHRALSGKSAEALEQPGTGCDGTSLVERPTLGQEEGLPLQQEKASAGLTGCEAPEGGEALPCSREVGQEETDLQSPVGGLKLCGLAGDGRRAEEHKGSPVQSPDICMAVEGLSGRIGADSDKEGSARVVLQMEEIETKSPPSVVPRQGHPPTTMGSEGDEPSTPAPTPFPQQSSPVPAEPVSGTEPEGRDLSQGTSPVRGMGLPKIVNLSAEVESKEANPVVGKGAPKDMSPVAEVAIPSGASPESEEQPQDMGFATCKPHQGASPVAGGPPENTGAAAEPIQVRDPATGEVAQDMGPVTAKATQSKIPATEEPLQEKPVIKELSQDIGPTSGKLTRDEGCGMEELSDDKSPCMEELPPKAEEPKQQIEAIIRDLPQEGPMAEGLLHTTDPKVQEPPWDLEFNVGQDLQGRSPAVGETTRDSDLAPGQPPQDKSRPKEAADVLHSHSTVAGLCQGSKTYRLSTLIYEGREEQQASSGTHQTESESLMFVAGRTGAVSQEHGDVTVAPGSWQDSESYRKTSVASKIKMFEQSEAERRAAQEGQERVPEAETSAKAKGKMGLAQDMLLNTGLASPLVMLVTPVGPASSAGSLALGQGAGSGDTSQPLSLKKDVSIVLEHEGEDSADLASADLASPDSGCELTLAEAVSKSQEPSGEEKDLSDPSVKSSLKEENVKTAVPVVFQRAGLREGIEEKAKPPRHRAPESDTGDEEQDQEKDSVFLKDNHLAIERKCSSITVSSTSSLEAEVDFTVIGDFHGTAFEDISRSLPELDKDKSETEDEGLVSFQHTDKVVPGPEEDVKGGEKVSQPSPDVSQLESSAPKMDAVTVGLGLGMKKPEADGSAFHHIGTTDTAQITSSSAGKEVLTSIFSATAETLSTSTTTHVTKTVKGGFSETRIEKRIIITGDEDVDQDQALALAIKEAKLQHPDMLVTKAVVYRETEPSPEERDKKPQES from the exons AAACACGCCCGAGGCCAGGTCCTCTTTGACATGGTGTGCGAGCATCTCAACCTCCTGGAGAAGGACTACTTCGGCCTCACCTTCTGTGACTCAGACAGCCAGAAG AACTGGCTGGACCCCTCCAAGGAGATCAAGAAGCAGATTCGCA GTGGGCCCTGGAACTTCGCCTTCACTGTGAAGTTTTACCCTCCAGACCCTGCCCAGCTCACGGAGGACATCACAAG ATACTACTTGTGCCTGCAGCTCCGTGCGGACATCATCACGGGGCGCCTGCCTTGCTCCTTTGTCACGCATGCCCTGCTGGGCTCCTACGCCGTGCAGGCTGAGCTGGGTGACTACGATGCCGAGGAACACATGGGCAACTACGTCAGCGAGCTCCGCTTCGCCCCCAACCAGACACGGGAGCTGGAGGAGCGCATCATGGAGTTGCACAAGACCTACCG GGGAATGACCCCCGGGGAAGCGGAGATCCACTTCCTGGAGAACGCCAAGAAGCTCTCCATGTATGGGGTGGACCTGCACCACGCCAAG GACTCGGAGGGCATTGACATCATGCTGGGCGTCTGCGCCAACGGCCTCCTCATCTACAGGGACCGGCTGAGGATCAACCGCTTCGCCTGGCCCAAGATCCTCAAAATTTCCTACAAGAGGAGCAACTTCTACATCAAGATCCGCCCGGGTGAG TACGAACAGTTTGAGAGCACCATTGGCTTCAAGCTGCCTAACCATCGCTCCGCCAAGCGTCTTTGGAAGGTCTGCATAGAGCATCACACCTTCTTCAG GCTGGTGTCCCCGGAGCCACCCCCCAAGGGCTTCCTGGTGATGGGCTCCAAGTTTCGCTACAGCGGGCGGACGCAGGCGCAGACACGGCAGGCCAGCGCCCTCATCGACCGCCCGGCTCCCTTCTTCGAGCGCTCCTCAAGCAAACGGTACACCATGTCTCGCAGCCTTGACGGAG AGTTCTCGCGCCCAGCCTCTGTCAGCGAAAACCACGACGCCGGGGCAGAGGGCGAGAAGCGAGATGAGGACGGTGAGTTTTGCAGCAGGAGACGGTCTGAGACAGAGGATGAGGAGCTGACCACCCCAACGAAAATAAAGGAGCTGAAG CCGGAGCACGAAACAACCCCCAGGCACAAGCAGGAG TTTTTAGACAAGCCAGAAGATGTTTTGCTGAAGCATCAGGCCAGCATCAATGAGCTGAAACGGACCCTGAAGGAGCCCAACAGCAAGCTGGTTCACAGGGACCGGGACAGGAGGCTGCCTTCCTCACCAGCCTCTTCCTCACCCAAGCATGAGGATGAAACACCAAAGGGAACCCCAGAAAAGGCCAGCGAG ACGATGGAAGAGGACACCCCAGACGATTTTACATCTGAGCACGGAGCTTCCCTAAGCATGGAGTCTTTCACGCAGAAAAGCCTTGTCTCCTCTCCTGAG GGCTCGGAGCATTGGGTATTTATAGAGAGAGAAACTCCTAGGCTGGAAGCGGTAGCTCTAAAGAAAGCTCTGGGAGTCAAGAAAGAAGAAGCACATGCAGGTACCTCAGAGGTGAAAATGAGTGCGAGCGTATCGAAAGTGGAGATGGCAGTAGGGAAAGCCAAGGAAGTGGCAGGccaggaagagccagcagatGCATCCCTGGATACCCGGACAAGAGCAAAAATGATCGCTAGTCCAGAGGATTTTGAGTCTGTCTGGGAGGATGAGATTGATGAGAAGGAAGCCAGGGGGGAGCCCAGCCAGGAGGCAGAGCACGTGTCAGCTGAGAGTGCAGAGGAGCCCCAGGAGGAGGGCGAGGAAGCAACCACCAGTGAGCCAGGTCTGCCCAAGCCATGTCAGCAGCCTGAAGAGAGGCAGAGGGCCAAAATTTTGGGGCCAGAGCCTCCCCAGGGAGAAAGCGAGGTGGTCTCCAAGGAGCGTGCTTCTGCAGCCTCCAGGAAGCAGGAGGCCAGAGTGCTGGCCACAGCCACAGAGctcattaaaattaaagtgaAGGCTAGTGATGAGAGCTCAGACACTTCTGCAACCCAGAGGATCATTTACTTAGGAGAcccagagggagaggagaaagacagTAAAACACACCTGCTCTCAGAGACTGGCTTGGAGGAGAGACCAGAAGCCACTGAGAACACATCCAGGGAGGGATCTGGGCACACGGCACCTGTGGCAGAAGGTTTCCAACCCTCTTCCTCAGcaagccagcagcacagggcattGTCTGGAAAATCTGCTGAAGCACTGGAGCAGCCGGGGACAGGCTGTGATGGGACCAGCCTGGTGGAACGTCCTAccttggggcaggaggaagggctgCCTCTACAGCAAGAGAAAGCATCTGCTGGGCTGACAGGCTGCGAAGCACCTGAGGGAGGTGAAGCCCTGCCATGTTCCCGAGAGgtgggacaagaggaaacagatCTGCAAAGCCCAGTGGGAGGCTTGAAGCTGTGTGGCCTGGCAGGGGATGGCCGCAGGGCTGAGGAGCACAAAGGGAGCCCAGTACAGAGCCCGGACATCTGCATGGCAGTGGAGGGGCTCTCAGGAAGGATTGGAGCAGACAGCGACAAGGAAGGAAGTGCCAGAGTGGTTCTTCAGATGGAAGAGATAGAGACCAAGTCACCTCCATCAGTTGTGCCTCGGCAGGGTCACCCTCCCACCACCATGGGGTCGGAGGGGGATGAACCCAGCACTCCTGCCCCTACACCCTTTCCCCAGCAatccagccctgtccctgcagagccagTCTCAGGCACTGAGCCTGAGGGCAGAGACCTGTCCCAGGGCACCAGCCCTGTAAGAGGTATGGGCCTACCCAAGATTGTGAATCTCTCAGCAGAGGTGGAAAGCAAGGAAGCAAACCCTGTAGTAGGCAAAGGAGCACCCAAGGACATGAGCCCTGTAGCAGAGGTGGCAATACCCAGTGGCGCCAGTCCTGAATCTGAAGAACAACCCCAAGACATGGGCTTTGCTACATGTAAACCACACCAAGGTGCAAGTCCTGTTGCGGGAGGACCACCCGAAAACACAGGCGCTGCAGCAGAGCCGATCCAGGTCAGAGACCCGGCCACAGGGGAGGTGGCCCAGGACATGGGCCCTGTCACAGCGAAGGCAACCCAGAGCAAAATCCCTGCCACGGAAGAGCCACTTCAGGAGAAGCCCGTGATAAAAGAGCTCTCCCAGGACATAGGGCCCACATCAGGGAAGCTGACCAGAGATGAAGGCTGTGGGATGGAAGAATTATCCGATGACAAAAGCCCTTGCATGGAAGAGCTGCCTCCCAAGGCAGAAGAACCAAAACAACAGATTGAGGCCATAATAAGAGACCTGCCCCAAGAGGGTCCCATGGCTGAAGGGCTGCTCCACACTACAGATCCCAAAGTGCAGGAGCCACCTTGGGACTTGGAGTTTAATGTGGGACAAGatctgcagggcaggagcccTGCAGTAGGAGAAACCACCAGGGACAGTGACCTTGCTCCAGGGCAGCCACCGCAGGATAAGTCTCGTCCCAAAGAAGCTGCTGATGTTCTGCACTCCCACTCCACTGTAGCAGGATTGTGTCAAGGAAGCAAAACATACCGGCTCTCTACCTTGATCTATGAAGgcagagaagagcagcaagCGAGCAGTGGGACACATCAAACAGAGTCTGAGTCGTTGATGTTTGTGGCTGGGAGGACAGGAGCTGTGTCCCAGGAGCATGGAGATGTCACTGTGGCCCCAGGTAGCTGGCAGGACAGTGAGAGCTACAGGAAAACCTCAGTGGCCTCTAAGATTAAGATGTTCGAGCAAAGTGAAGCAGAGCGAAGGGCAGCCCAGGAGGGACAAGAGCGTGTGCCTGAAGCTGAGacatcagcaaaagcaaaggggaaGATGGGTCTGGCACAGGACATGCTTTTGAACACAGGCCTTGCCTCACCGCTGGTGATGCTAGTCACTCCGGTGGGACCTGCGTCCAGTGCAGGCTCCTTGGCCCTTGGGCAAGGAGCTGGTTCAGGAGACACCTCCCAGCCTCTCTCTCTGAAGAAAGATGTTTCTATTGTCCTGGAGCACGAAGGAGAAGACAGTGCTGACCTGGCTAGTGCTGACCTGGCCTCCCCCGACTCTGGCTGCGAACTCACACTGGCAGAAGCCGTG AGCAAATCTCAGGAACcaagtggggaagaaaaggatttaTCTGACCCGTCAGTAAAATCCAGCCTGAAAGAAGAGAATGTAAAGACTGCTGTTCCAGTGGTCTTCCAG AGAGCGGGCTTGAGGGAGGGCATTGAGGAGAAAGCTAAGCCGCCTCGGCACAGGGCTCCCGAGAGTGACACTGGCGATGAGGAGCAGGACCAGGAGAAGGACTCGGTCTTTTTGAAGGACAACCACCTGGCCATCGAGCGCAAGTGCTCCAGCATCACGGTCAGTTCAACCTCCAGCCTGGAAGCAGAGGTGGACTTCACAGTGATCGGTGACTTCCACGGCACAGCCTTTGAAGACATCTCCCGGAGCCTGCCTGAGCTGGACAAGGACAAGAGTGAAACGGAAGACGAAGGCCTGGTTTCCTTCCAGCACACTGACAAAGTAGTTCCTGGGCCGGAAGAGGATGTCAAAGGTGGAGAGAAGgtctcccagcccagcccagatGTCTCCCAGCTAGAG tcATCAGCCCCAAAAATGGATGCTGTGACCGTCGGTCTGGGGCTGGGCATGAAGAAGCCTGAAGCAGATGGCTCTGCTTTCCACCACATCGGCACCACAGACACAGCCCAG AtcaccagcagctctgctgggaaggaAGTGCTCACCAGCATATTCAGTGCCACTGCGGAAACCCTCTCCACTTCCACCACTACCCACGTTACCAAG ACTGTGAAAGGAGGGTTTTCCGAGACCCGAATAGAGAAGCGCATCATTATCACAGGAGATGAAGATGTGGACCAGGACCAG GCACTGGCTTTAGCAATCAAAGAGGCAAAACTACAGCATCCTGACATGCTGGTAACCAAAGCTGTGGTATACAGAGAAACAGAACCTTCTCCAGAGGAACGGGACAAGAAACCTCAG GAATCTTGA
- the EPB41L1 gene encoding band 4.1-like protein 1 isoform X5 yields the protein MTTETGPGSEVKNAQEEAPQQQLEAAAQGPTAAATNPASRDAEVNEKPGAQSDARNTEPGTEMEEKDYSETDGLSDKTTPSKTQKSPQKTTKKVKSALCRVTLLDASEYECEVEKHARGQVLFDMVCEHLNLLEKDYFGLTFCDSDSQKNWLDPSKEIKKQIRSGPWNFAFTVKFYPPDPAQLTEDITRYYLCLQLRADIITGRLPCSFVTHALLGSYAVQAELGDYDAEEHMGNYVSELRFAPNQTRELEERIMELHKTYRGMTPGEAEIHFLENAKKLSMYGVDLHHAKDSEGIDIMLGVCANGLLIYRDRLRINRFAWPKILKISYKRSNFYIKIRPGEYEQFESTIGFKLPNHRSAKRLWKVCIEHHTFFRLVSPEPPPKGFLVMGSKFRYSGRTQAQTRQASALIDRPAPFFERSSSKRYTMSRSLDGEFSRPASVSENHDAGAEGEKRDEDGEFCSRRRSETEDEELTTPTKIKELKPEHETTPRHKQEFLDKPEDVLLKHQASINELKRTLKEPNSKLVHRDRDRRLPSSPASSSPKHEDETPKGTPEKASETMEEDTPDDFTSEHGASLSMESFTQKSLVSSPEGSEHWVFIERETPRLEAVALKKALGVKKEEAHAGTSEVKMSASVSKVEMAVGKAKEVAGQEEPADASLDTRTRAKMIASPEDFESVWEDEIDEKEARGEPSQEAEHVSAESAEEPQEEGEEATTSEPGLPKPCQQPEERQRAKILGPEPPQGESEVVSKERASAASRKQEARVLATATELIKIKVKASDESSDTSATQRIIYLGDPEGEEKDSKTHLLSETGLEERPEATENTSREGSGHTAPVAEGFQPSSSASQQHRALSGKSAEALEQPGTGCDGTSLVERPTLGQEEGLPLQQEKASAGLTGCEAPEGGEALPCSREVGQEETDLQSPVGGLKLCGLAGDGRRAEEHKGSPVQSPDICMAVEGLSGRIGADSDKEGSARVVLQMEEIETKSPPSVVPRQGHPPTTMGSEGDEPSTPAPTPFPQQSSPVPAEPVSGTEPEGRDLSQGTSPVRGMGLPKIVNLSAEVESKEANPVVGKGAPKDMSPVAEVAIPSGASPESEEQPQDMGFATCKPHQGASPVAGGPPENTGAAAEPIQVRDPATGEVAQDMGPVTAKATQSKIPATEEPLQEKPVIKELSQDIGPTSGKLTRDEGCGMEELSDDKSPCMEELPPKAEEPKQQIEAIIRDLPQEGPMAEGLLHTTDPKVQEPPWDLEFNVGQDLQGRSPAVGETTRDSDLAPGQPPQDKSRPKEAADVLHSHSTVAGLCQGSKTYRLSTLIYEGREEQQASSGTHQTESESLMFVAGRTGAVSQEHGDVTVAPGSWQDSESYRKTSVASKIKMFEQSEAERRAAQEGQERVPEAETSAKAKGKMGLAQDMLLNTGLASPLVMLVTPVGPASSAGSLALGQGAGSGDTSQPLSLKKDVSIVLEHEGEDSADLASADLASPDSGCELTLAEAVSKSQEPSGEEKDLSDPSVKSSLKEENVKTAVPVVFQRAGLREGIEEKAKPPRHRAPESDTGDEEQDQEKDSVFLKDNHLAIERKCSSITVSSTSSLEAEVDFTVIGDFHGTAFEDISRSLPELDKDKSETEDEGLVSFQHTDKVVPGPEEDVKGGEKVSQPSPDVSQLESSAPKMDAVTVGLGLGMKKPEADGSAFHHIGTTDTAQDHSTKAGKGAVPTTDLRSLSPITSSSAGKEVLTSIFSATAETLSTSTTTHVTKTVKGGFSETRIEKRIIITGDEDVDQDQALALAIKEAKLQHPDMLVTKAVVYRETEPSPEERDKKPQES from the exons AAACACGCCCGAGGCCAGGTCCTCTTTGACATGGTGTGCGAGCATCTCAACCTCCTGGAGAAGGACTACTTCGGCCTCACCTTCTGTGACTCAGACAGCCAGAAG AACTGGCTGGACCCCTCCAAGGAGATCAAGAAGCAGATTCGCA GTGGGCCCTGGAACTTCGCCTTCACTGTGAAGTTTTACCCTCCAGACCCTGCCCAGCTCACGGAGGACATCACAAG ATACTACTTGTGCCTGCAGCTCCGTGCGGACATCATCACGGGGCGCCTGCCTTGCTCCTTTGTCACGCATGCCCTGCTGGGCTCCTACGCCGTGCAGGCTGAGCTGGGTGACTACGATGCCGAGGAACACATGGGCAACTACGTCAGCGAGCTCCGCTTCGCCCCCAACCAGACACGGGAGCTGGAGGAGCGCATCATGGAGTTGCACAAGACCTACCG GGGAATGACCCCCGGGGAAGCGGAGATCCACTTCCTGGAGAACGCCAAGAAGCTCTCCATGTATGGGGTGGACCTGCACCACGCCAAG GACTCGGAGGGCATTGACATCATGCTGGGCGTCTGCGCCAACGGCCTCCTCATCTACAGGGACCGGCTGAGGATCAACCGCTTCGCCTGGCCCAAGATCCTCAAAATTTCCTACAAGAGGAGCAACTTCTACATCAAGATCCGCCCGGGTGAG TACGAACAGTTTGAGAGCACCATTGGCTTCAAGCTGCCTAACCATCGCTCCGCCAAGCGTCTTTGGAAGGTCTGCATAGAGCATCACACCTTCTTCAG GCTGGTGTCCCCGGAGCCACCCCCCAAGGGCTTCCTGGTGATGGGCTCCAAGTTTCGCTACAGCGGGCGGACGCAGGCGCAGACACGGCAGGCCAGCGCCCTCATCGACCGCCCGGCTCCCTTCTTCGAGCGCTCCTCAAGCAAACGGTACACCATGTCTCGCAGCCTTGACGGAG AGTTCTCGCGCCCAGCCTCTGTCAGCGAAAACCACGACGCCGGGGCAGAGGGCGAGAAGCGAGATGAGGACGGTGAGTTTTGCAGCAGGAGACGGTCTGAGACAGAGGATGAGGAGCTGACCACCCCAACGAAAATAAAGGAGCTGAAG CCGGAGCACGAAACAACCCCCAGGCACAAGCAGGAG TTTTTAGACAAGCCAGAAGATGTTTTGCTGAAGCATCAGGCCAGCATCAATGAGCTGAAACGGACCCTGAAGGAGCCCAACAGCAAGCTGGTTCACAGGGACCGGGACAGGAGGCTGCCTTCCTCACCAGCCTCTTCCTCACCCAAGCATGAGGATGAAACACCAAAGGGAACCCCAGAAAAGGCCAGCGAG ACGATGGAAGAGGACACCCCAGACGATTTTACATCTGAGCACGGAGCTTCCCTAAGCATGGAGTCTTTCACGCAGAAAAGCCTTGTCTCCTCTCCTGAG GGCTCGGAGCATTGGGTATTTATAGAGAGAGAAACTCCTAGGCTGGAAGCGGTAGCTCTAAAGAAAGCTCTGGGAGTCAAGAAAGAAGAAGCACATGCAGGTACCTCAGAGGTGAAAATGAGTGCGAGCGTATCGAAAGTGGAGATGGCAGTAGGGAAAGCCAAGGAAGTGGCAGGccaggaagagccagcagatGCATCCCTGGATACCCGGACAAGAGCAAAAATGATCGCTAGTCCAGAGGATTTTGAGTCTGTCTGGGAGGATGAGATTGATGAGAAGGAAGCCAGGGGGGAGCCCAGCCAGGAGGCAGAGCACGTGTCAGCTGAGAGTGCAGAGGAGCCCCAGGAGGAGGGCGAGGAAGCAACCACCAGTGAGCCAGGTCTGCCCAAGCCATGTCAGCAGCCTGAAGAGAGGCAGAGGGCCAAAATTTTGGGGCCAGAGCCTCCCCAGGGAGAAAGCGAGGTGGTCTCCAAGGAGCGTGCTTCTGCAGCCTCCAGGAAGCAGGAGGCCAGAGTGCTGGCCACAGCCACAGAGctcattaaaattaaagtgaAGGCTAGTGATGAGAGCTCAGACACTTCTGCAACCCAGAGGATCATTTACTTAGGAGAcccagagggagaggagaaagacagTAAAACACACCTGCTCTCAGAGACTGGCTTGGAGGAGAGACCAGAAGCCACTGAGAACACATCCAGGGAGGGATCTGGGCACACGGCACCTGTGGCAGAAGGTTTCCAACCCTCTTCCTCAGcaagccagcagcacagggcattGTCTGGAAAATCTGCTGAAGCACTGGAGCAGCCGGGGACAGGCTGTGATGGGACCAGCCTGGTGGAACGTCCTAccttggggcaggaggaagggctgCCTCTACAGCAAGAGAAAGCATCTGCTGGGCTGACAGGCTGCGAAGCACCTGAGGGAGGTGAAGCCCTGCCATGTTCCCGAGAGgtgggacaagaggaaacagatCTGCAAAGCCCAGTGGGAGGCTTGAAGCTGTGTGGCCTGGCAGGGGATGGCCGCAGGGCTGAGGAGCACAAAGGGAGCCCAGTACAGAGCCCGGACATCTGCATGGCAGTGGAGGGGCTCTCAGGAAGGATTGGAGCAGACAGCGACAAGGAAGGAAGTGCCAGAGTGGTTCTTCAGATGGAAGAGATAGAGACCAAGTCACCTCCATCAGTTGTGCCTCGGCAGGGTCACCCTCCCACCACCATGGGGTCGGAGGGGGATGAACCCAGCACTCCTGCCCCTACACCCTTTCCCCAGCAatccagccctgtccctgcagagccagTCTCAGGCACTGAGCCTGAGGGCAGAGACCTGTCCCAGGGCACCAGCCCTGTAAGAGGTATGGGCCTACCCAAGATTGTGAATCTCTCAGCAGAGGTGGAAAGCAAGGAAGCAAACCCTGTAGTAGGCAAAGGAGCACCCAAGGACATGAGCCCTGTAGCAGAGGTGGCAATACCCAGTGGCGCCAGTCCTGAATCTGAAGAACAACCCCAAGACATGGGCTTTGCTACATGTAAACCACACCAAGGTGCAAGTCCTGTTGCGGGAGGACCACCCGAAAACACAGGCGCTGCAGCAGAGCCGATCCAGGTCAGAGACCCGGCCACAGGGGAGGTGGCCCAGGACATGGGCCCTGTCACAGCGAAGGCAACCCAGAGCAAAATCCCTGCCACGGAAGAGCCACTTCAGGAGAAGCCCGTGATAAAAGAGCTCTCCCAGGACATAGGGCCCACATCAGGGAAGCTGACCAGAGATGAAGGCTGTGGGATGGAAGAATTATCCGATGACAAAAGCCCTTGCATGGAAGAGCTGCCTCCCAAGGCAGAAGAACCAAAACAACAGATTGAGGCCATAATAAGAGACCTGCCCCAAGAGGGTCCCATGGCTGAAGGGCTGCTCCACACTACAGATCCCAAAGTGCAGGAGCCACCTTGGGACTTGGAGTTTAATGTGGGACAAGatctgcagggcaggagcccTGCAGTAGGAGAAACCACCAGGGACAGTGACCTTGCTCCAGGGCAGCCACCGCAGGATAAGTCTCGTCCCAAAGAAGCTGCTGATGTTCTGCACTCCCACTCCACTGTAGCAGGATTGTGTCAAGGAAGCAAAACATACCGGCTCTCTACCTTGATCTATGAAGgcagagaagagcagcaagCGAGCAGTGGGACACATCAAACAGAGTCTGAGTCGTTGATGTTTGTGGCTGGGAGGACAGGAGCTGTGTCCCAGGAGCATGGAGATGTCACTGTGGCCCCAGGTAGCTGGCAGGACAGTGAGAGCTACAGGAAAACCTCAGTGGCCTCTAAGATTAAGATGTTCGAGCAAAGTGAAGCAGAGCGAAGGGCAGCCCAGGAGGGACAAGAGCGTGTGCCTGAAGCTGAGacatcagcaaaagcaaaggggaaGATGGGTCTGGCACAGGACATGCTTTTGAACACAGGCCTTGCCTCACCGCTGGTGATGCTAGTCACTCCGGTGGGACCTGCGTCCAGTGCAGGCTCCTTGGCCCTTGGGCAAGGAGCTGGTTCAGGAGACACCTCCCAGCCTCTCTCTCTGAAGAAAGATGTTTCTATTGTCCTGGAGCACGAAGGAGAAGACAGTGCTGACCTGGCTAGTGCTGACCTGGCCTCCCCCGACTCTGGCTGCGAACTCACACTGGCAGAAGCCGTG AGCAAATCTCAGGAACcaagtggggaagaaaaggatttaTCTGACCCGTCAGTAAAATCCAGCCTGAAAGAAGAGAATGTAAAGACTGCTGTTCCAGTGGTCTTCCAG AGAGCGGGCTTGAGGGAGGGCATTGAGGAGAAAGCTAAGCCGCCTCGGCACAGGGCTCCCGAGAGTGACACTGGCGATGAGGAGCAGGACCAGGAGAAGGACTCGGTCTTTTTGAAGGACAACCACCTGGCCATCGAGCGCAAGTGCTCCAGCATCACGGTCAGTTCAACCTCCAGCCTGGAAGCAGAGGTGGACTTCACAGTGATCGGTGACTTCCACGGCACAGCCTTTGAAGACATCTCCCGGAGCCTGCCTGAGCTGGACAAGGACAAGAGTGAAACGGAAGACGAAGGCCTGGTTTCCTTCCAGCACACTGACAAAGTAGTTCCTGGGCCGGAAGAGGATGTCAAAGGTGGAGAGAAGgtctcccagcccagcccagatGTCTCCCAGCTAGAG tcATCAGCCCCAAAAATGGATGCTGTGACCGTCGGTCTGGGGCTGGGCATGAAGAAGCCTGAAGCAGATGGCTCTGCTTTCCACCACATCGGCACCACAGACACAGCCCAG GAtcacagcaccaaggctggGAAAGGGGCTGTTCCCACAACAGACCTTCGCTCCCTCTCACCG AtcaccagcagctctgctgggaaggaAGTGCTCACCAGCATATTCAGTGCCACTGCGGAAACCCTCTCCACTTCCACCACTACCCACGTTACCAAG ACTGTGAAAGGAGGGTTTTCCGAGACCCGAATAGAGAAGCGCATCATTATCACAGGAGATGAAGATGTGGACCAGGACCAG GCACTGGCTTTAGCAATCAAAGAGGCAAAACTACAGCATCCTGACATGCTGGTAACCAAAGCTGTGGTATACAGAGAAACAGAACCTTCTCCAGAGGAACGGGACAAGAAACCTCAG GAATCTTGA